Proteins encoded in a region of the Saccharothrix ecbatanensis genome:
- a CDS encoding D-alanyl-D-alanine carboxypeptidase family protein: protein MRSSAFRRPVALVVAACALMATAVFAAAPVAVAQPACENKVSPPPPVDASEQPAPGEQPPRPLEVPESPIGGDRLGECGLVLPPNAPALPDGITAKSWLLADIDSAAVLAGLDPHGRQRPASVIKVLLAMVVAKELAPTSTVAATPEDIAQECTCIGLRNGAEYTVEQMLQALVMASGNDVAHALARRLGGVPSAIRKMNALAAELGALDTRAVTPSGLDAPGTSTSAYDVALIFREAMKYPDFVKAVMTQRIDFPAANGNGTVPIVNDNRLLTTYQGALGGKSGFTDDAQHTYVGAAQRNGKRLVVVLLRGQQQPVRIIDQAARLLDYGFNLEAAASANPVGRLVEGAPQAKKKTTEPRPTTPTSAGVGEVANSSPDNTAQKATAMQTAFGNVGGPITAVAGLGLVLALLMYLRNRRAKAARAARQQNQ, encoded by the coding sequence GTGCGTTCCTCCGCGTTCCGACGGCCTGTTGCCCTGGTCGTGGCTGCCTGCGCGCTGATGGCCACCGCGGTGTTCGCGGCTGCGCCGGTCGCCGTAGCCCAGCCGGCCTGCGAGAACAAGGTGTCACCGCCTCCACCGGTGGACGCCTCCGAACAGCCGGCCCCCGGCGAACAGCCGCCCCGGCCCCTGGAGGTGCCGGAGAGTCCGATCGGTGGCGATCGGCTCGGCGAGTGCGGCTTGGTGCTGCCGCCCAACGCCCCCGCGCTGCCGGACGGCATCACGGCCAAGAGCTGGCTGCTGGCCGACATCGACAGCGCCGCGGTGCTGGCGGGTCTCGACCCGCATGGCCGGCAGCGGCCCGCGTCGGTGATCAAGGTGCTGCTGGCGATGGTGGTGGCCAAGGAGCTGGCGCCGACCTCGACCGTGGCGGCGACGCCCGAGGACATCGCGCAGGAGTGCACCTGCATCGGGCTGCGCAACGGCGCCGAGTACACCGTGGAGCAGATGCTCCAGGCGCTGGTGATGGCGTCCGGGAACGACGTGGCGCACGCGCTGGCCCGTCGTCTGGGCGGGGTGCCTTCGGCGATCCGCAAGATGAACGCGCTGGCCGCCGAGCTGGGCGCGTTGGACACGCGGGCGGTGACGCCGTCCGGGCTGGACGCGCCGGGCACGTCCACGTCGGCCTACGACGTCGCGCTGATCTTCCGTGAGGCGATGAAGTACCCGGACTTCGTCAAGGCCGTCATGACGCAGCGGATCGACTTCCCGGCGGCCAACGGCAACGGGACCGTGCCGATCGTCAACGACAACCGGCTGCTGACCACGTACCAGGGTGCGCTGGGCGGGAAGTCCGGGTTCACCGACGACGCGCAGCACACGTACGTGGGTGCGGCGCAGCGGAACGGGAAGCGGCTGGTCGTGGTGTTGCTGCGCGGTCAGCAGCAGCCCGTCCGGATCATCGACCAGGCGGCCCGGCTGCTGGACTACGGGTTCAACCTGGAGGCCGCGGCGTCGGCCAACCCGGTCGGCCGGCTGGTAGAGGGCGCGCCGCAGGCGAAGAAGAAGACGACGGAGCCGCGGCCCACGACGCCGACCAGCGCGGGCGTCGGCGAGGTCGCCAACAGCTCGCCCGACAACACCGCCCAGAAGGCGACGGCGATGCAGACGGCGTTCGGCAACGTCGGCGGCCCGATCACCGCCGTGGCCGGCCTGGGCCTCGTCCTCGCCTTGCTGATGTACCTGCGCAACCGCCGCGCCAAGGCCGCCCGCGCCGCCCGCCAACAAAACCAGTGA
- the trpS gene encoding tryptophan--tRNA ligase: MLSGIQPTAGSFHLGNYLGALRQWVALQDTHDAFYCVVDLHAITVEQDPKVLRQNTRVSAAQLLALGIDPDRSSLFVQSHVPEHAQLGWVMQCMTGFGEAGRMTQFKDKSARQEASVGVGLFTYPILQAADILLYQAHHVPVGEDQRQHLELTRDLAQRFNTRYGKTFRLPEPYIVKDTAKIYDLQDPTSKMSKSVPAGVVELLDDPKRSAKKIRSAVTDTGREIVYDPAAKAGVSNLLVIFSALTGRSVESLVADYDGKGYGDLKKDLGEVFTEFVTPVQARVAEYLDDTAELDKVLARGAERARSVASKTLARAYDRIGFLTATD; the protein is encoded by the coding sequence GTGCTGTCCGGCATCCAGCCGACCGCCGGGTCGTTCCACCTCGGCAACTACCTCGGCGCGCTCCGGCAGTGGGTGGCGTTGCAGGACACGCACGACGCGTTCTACTGCGTCGTGGACCTGCACGCGATCACCGTCGAGCAGGACCCCAAGGTGCTGCGGCAGAACACCCGCGTGTCCGCCGCGCAGCTGCTCGCGCTGGGCATCGACCCGGACCGCTCGTCGCTGTTCGTGCAGTCGCACGTGCCCGAGCACGCCCAGCTCGGCTGGGTCATGCAGTGTATGACCGGGTTCGGCGAGGCCGGCCGGATGACCCAGTTCAAGGACAAGTCGGCGCGGCAGGAGGCGTCCGTCGGCGTCGGCCTGTTCACGTACCCGATCCTCCAGGCCGCGGACATCCTGCTCTACCAGGCGCACCACGTGCCGGTCGGCGAGGACCAGCGCCAGCACCTGGAGCTGACCCGGGACCTGGCGCAGCGGTTCAACACCCGGTACGGCAAGACGTTCCGGCTGCCCGAGCCATACATTGTCAAGGACACCGCCAAGATCTACGACCTCCAGGACCCGACGTCGAAGATGTCGAAGTCCGTGCCCGCGGGCGTGGTCGAGCTGCTGGACGACCCGAAGCGGTCCGCCAAGAAGATCAGGTCGGCGGTCACGGACACCGGGCGTGAGATCGTGTACGACCCGGCCGCGAAGGCCGGGGTGAGCAACCTCCTGGTGATCTTCTCGGCGTTGACCGGGCGGTCCGTCGAGTCGCTGGTCGCGGACTACGACGGCAAGGGCTACGGGGACCTGAAGAAGGACCTGGGCGAGGTGTTCACCGAGTTCGTCACGCCGGTTCAGGCTCGGGTGGCCGAGTACCTGGACGACACCGCCGAGCTGGACAAGGTGCTGGCGCGCGGCGCCGAACGGGCGCGTTCGGTGGCGTCCAAGACGCTGGCGCGGGCCTACGACCGGATCGGTTTCCTCACCGCGACCGACTGA
- a CDS encoding nucleotidyl transferase AbiEii/AbiGii toxin family protein: MTIDLRTSTDFDVLRAAKVLTRIDEAAREAGVHYLVVGATARSLISLDLLGSSPQRQTRDIDIVAEVDSWAEFHNLVRRLDRHGKNVHKFIVEGTEVDVAPYGGIEQEDRTIMWPDDHAMNVLGFREAVDTAQSVLLPDGVAIKIPSIPALALLKLFAWRDRHRDDTRDALDLATMIEWYSSGKYHDRLYGEDYDVLVKSDLDLSRAGARLLGSHIPALLDDDGIAELLRILDDHELMGRLARDMSSPRSAPMVESMIEGVRDALDNG; the protein is encoded by the coding sequence GTGACGATCGACTTGCGCACCTCGACCGACTTTGACGTCCTGCGTGCCGCCAAGGTGCTGACTCGAATCGATGAAGCCGCACGCGAAGCGGGGGTCCACTACCTCGTGGTGGGGGCGACCGCCCGCTCGCTCATCTCGCTCGACCTGCTGGGCAGCAGTCCCCAACGCCAGACCAGGGACATCGACATCGTGGCGGAGGTCGACTCCTGGGCCGAATTCCACAACCTGGTGCGGAGGCTCGACCGACACGGCAAGAACGTGCACAAGTTCATCGTCGAAGGCACCGAGGTCGATGTGGCGCCCTACGGCGGCATCGAACAAGAGGACCGGACGATCATGTGGCCCGATGACCACGCGATGAACGTCCTCGGTTTCCGCGAAGCCGTCGATACCGCACAGTCAGTACTCCTGCCGGACGGGGTCGCCATCAAGATCCCGTCCATTCCGGCGCTCGCACTCCTGAAGCTGTTCGCTTGGCGGGATCGCCACCGCGACGACACGCGCGACGCGCTCGACTTGGCGACGATGATCGAGTGGTATTCGTCCGGGAAGTACCACGATCGGCTCTACGGTGAGGACTACGACGTGCTCGTGAAGTCCGACCTCGATTTGTCACGAGCAGGTGCGCGACTCCTGGGTTCACACATACCGGCATTGCTCGATGACGATGGCATCGCCGAGTTGCTTCGCATCCTTGACGACCACGAGTTGATGGGGCGGTTGGCGCGAGACATGAGCTCGCCTCGTTCCGCACCCATGGTGGAGTCCATGATCGAAGGTGTTCGGGATGCCCTCGACAATGGCTGA
- a CDS encoding type IV toxin-antitoxin system AbiEi family antitoxin: MFSKNEHGEILNERARLAELREWLRALGLKVDMRLGKHATDAGADMVVRVSRASGAARTYAVVIKRAVPSELSTALHPHPSLPTLVVAHSITEQAAGLLRERGIDYVDEAGNAHIAWGDVLIDVRGRRRAGERTTGSSPRGSKAFSRAGLQVGFVLLSWPSMAGKPLRGLASAGGVSLGTAQAVVDDLAKAGYLYEVSGERRLGRAGELLNRWSEAYSTTLSPKLFLGDFDAPDISWWRSSEDELTRFNVQVGGEAGASVLDPHLIPATLTLYADELPHSLIGKHRLARAEQAGNIHIRRRFWTMARQPWIVPSTLIYADLLASGDPRQREHADRIRISDDRLAHLDRL, from the coding sequence ATGTTCAGCAAAAATGAACATGGCGAAATTTTGAACGAGCGTGCCCGGCTGGCCGAGCTGCGGGAGTGGCTGCGCGCGCTTGGTCTCAAGGTCGACATGCGGCTGGGTAAGCACGCCACAGACGCGGGAGCCGACATGGTGGTCCGCGTCAGCCGGGCGTCGGGCGCGGCTCGGACCTATGCCGTCGTGATCAAGCGGGCGGTGCCATCCGAGCTCTCGACGGCCCTCCATCCGCACCCGTCGCTACCTACCCTGGTCGTCGCCCACTCGATCACCGAGCAAGCTGCGGGCCTGTTGCGCGAGCGGGGTATCGACTACGTCGACGAGGCGGGCAACGCCCACATCGCTTGGGGCGACGTGCTGATCGACGTCCGAGGGCGCCGCAGAGCAGGCGAACGCACCACCGGTTCCTCACCGCGCGGGAGCAAGGCATTCAGCCGCGCGGGCTTGCAGGTCGGGTTCGTCCTGCTCAGCTGGCCGTCGATGGCGGGAAAGCCGCTGCGCGGACTCGCGAGCGCCGGCGGGGTCTCGCTCGGCACGGCCCAAGCGGTCGTCGACGATCTCGCCAAGGCGGGGTACCTGTACGAGGTGTCGGGCGAGCGCAGGCTGGGAAGAGCGGGGGAACTGCTCAACCGATGGTCGGAGGCCTATTCGACAACGCTCTCGCCAAAGCTGTTCCTCGGTGACTTCGATGCCCCCGACATCTCGTGGTGGCGGAGTTCGGAGGACGAGTTGACGCGATTCAACGTGCAGGTGGGCGGAGAAGCCGGTGCGAGCGTCCTCGACCCCCATCTGATACCAGCCACTCTCACCCTTTACGCCGACGAGCTGCCGCACTCGCTGATCGGCAAGCACCGATTGGCGCGCGCCGAACAAGCGGGCAATATCCACATCCGACGACGGTTCTGGACGATGGCGCGGCAGCCATGGATCGTGCCTTCCACGTTGATCTACGCTGACCTCCTCGCCTCTGGCGACCCTCGCCAACGCGAGCACGCGGACAGGATCAGAATCAGTGACGATCGACTTGCGCACCTCGACCGACTTTGA
- the yhjD gene encoding inner membrane protein YhjD has product MAEEEAAKGESKLDRLRAQRPWIDHLLRAAERYSKQYGAHYAAAVTYFSVLSLVPMLMIGFAVAGFVLASQPQLLDELKAGIAEAVPGSLGATINDVVEQAIESKGTVGVLGLLTAAYSGLGWMSNLRDALTAQWGHAKADLPVIKTAVKDLLALVTLGLALVVSFGLTAVGTGFAELVLRWVGLDGVWWAEALLKVGTIVLALVANWLVFLWVLAKLPREPVGWRSAVKGAVAAAVGFEILKQVATIYLTSVTTSPAGAAFGPIIGVLVFANLVAQFLLFITAWTATARENLARDVPPAPPPAVIRPVVEVRSGPSPRAAAGLVGAGLLLGALFRRR; this is encoded by the coding sequence GTGGCGGAAGAGGAAGCGGCCAAGGGCGAGTCGAAGCTCGACCGGCTGCGCGCGCAGCGTCCGTGGATCGACCACCTGCTCCGTGCCGCCGAGCGGTACAGCAAGCAGTACGGGGCGCACTACGCGGCGGCCGTGACGTACTTCAGCGTGCTGTCGCTGGTGCCCATGCTGATGATCGGGTTCGCCGTCGCCGGTTTCGTGCTGGCCTCGCAGCCCCAGTTGCTGGACGAGCTGAAGGCCGGCATCGCGGAGGCGGTGCCCGGCTCGCTCGGCGCCACCATCAACGACGTGGTCGAGCAGGCGATCGAGTCCAAGGGCACGGTGGGCGTGCTGGGTCTGCTGACCGCCGCCTACTCCGGCCTCGGCTGGATGAGCAACCTGCGCGACGCGTTGACCGCGCAGTGGGGCCACGCGAAGGCAGATCTGCCGGTCATCAAGACGGCGGTCAAGGACCTGCTCGCCCTGGTCACCCTCGGGCTGGCGCTGGTGGTGTCGTTCGGCCTGACGGCGGTCGGCACCGGGTTCGCCGAGCTGGTGCTGCGGTGGGTCGGGCTGGACGGGGTGTGGTGGGCCGAGGCGCTGCTGAAGGTCGGCACGATCGTGCTCGCGCTGGTGGCGAACTGGCTGGTGTTCCTGTGGGTGCTGGCCAAGCTCCCCCGTGAGCCGGTGGGGTGGCGCAGCGCGGTCAAGGGCGCGGTGGCGGCGGCCGTCGGGTTCGAGATCCTGAAGCAGGTGGCGACGATCTACCTGACCAGCGTGACCACGTCACCGGCGGGCGCGGCGTTCGGCCCGATCATCGGTGTGCTGGTGTTCGCGAACCTGGTGGCCCAGTTCCTGCTGTTCATCACGGCGTGGACGGCCACGGCGCGGGAGAACCTGGCGCGTGACGTGCCGCCCGCCCCGCCGCCCGCCGTGATCCGGCCGGTGGTGGAGGTGCGGTCCGGCCCCAGCCCTCGCGCCGCCGCCGGTCTGGTCGGCGCGGGGCTGCTGCTGGGCGCGCTGTTCCGCCGCCGCTGA
- a CDS encoding TIGR03767 family metallophosphoesterase: MGISRRRFFQATGAAGAVLLWGGPAWATTGTTLDAAATAVGNAGYRRLQAGPGWPLVVRPDLATPDAGRSDRRTSLACFVQFTDMHMVDTQSPARFEYTHPLLGSGAFRAHETLAQHTSTALVHKVNAIRTGPFTGRPIDFMMTTGDNTDNHELVELDWFLTVLNGGRITANTGDPTRYEGVQDSGAKTYWNPHSTQPDDYKATGFPHVPGLLDAAIRPFDSPGLRIPWYCTFGNHDDSVVGSLPDGIPPIDALYTSNRKIMGFGDTQVQRLVRAMTDPAHVPDAAQVLAEGGLVRTVTPDARRRPFTTAEFVQAHLDPRNTGPGPHGHGFTPANADGVDVFYTFRIAPGVTGVSLDTTTTAGFADGSIGLHQYLWLERTLKRNSSRYYDVFGFRHRQDVTDEIFILFSHHTSWTMGNVLPDRRRPLDPRLDGNALVTLLGRFPNVVAWVNGHTHENRIVPHGAGDRAFWEINTAAHVDHPQHARIIELADNGDGTLSLFTTLVEGDAPYQADYDDFSPRGLASLGREFAFNDPHANPAAVGAVTDRNTELVVAGRAPVR, from the coding sequence ATGGGGATCAGCCGGCGGCGTTTCTTCCAGGCGACGGGTGCGGCCGGGGCGGTGTTGCTGTGGGGTGGGCCGGCTTGGGCCACCACGGGCACGACGTTGGACGCGGCGGCGACGGCGGTCGGCAACGCCGGGTACCGGAGGCTCCAGGCAGGCCCCGGGTGGCCGTTGGTGGTCCGGCCCGACCTCGCCACACCGGACGCGGGACGTTCGGATCGGCGCACGTCGCTCGCCTGCTTCGTCCAGTTCACCGACATGCACATGGTCGACACGCAGAGCCCGGCCCGCTTCGAGTACACCCACCCGCTGCTCGGCTCCGGCGCCTTCCGCGCGCACGAAACCCTCGCCCAGCACACGTCGACCGCTCTCGTCCACAAGGTGAACGCCATCCGCACCGGCCCGTTCACCGGCCGTCCGATCGACTTCATGATGACCACGGGCGACAACACCGACAACCACGAACTGGTCGAGCTCGACTGGTTCCTCACCGTCCTCAACGGCGGCCGGATCACCGCCAACACCGGCGACCCGACCCGCTACGAAGGCGTGCAGGACTCCGGCGCCAAGACCTACTGGAACCCGCACTCCACCCAGCCCGACGACTACAAGGCCACCGGCTTCCCGCACGTCCCCGGCCTGCTCGACGCCGCGATCCGCCCGTTCGACAGCCCCGGCCTGCGCATCCCCTGGTACTGCACGTTCGGCAACCACGACGACAGCGTGGTCGGCTCGCTGCCCGACGGCATCCCGCCGATCGACGCCCTCTACACCTCGAACCGCAAGATCATGGGCTTCGGCGACACGCAGGTCCAGCGACTCGTCCGCGCCATGACCGACCCCGCGCACGTGCCGGACGCCGCACAGGTCCTCGCCGAGGGCGGCCTGGTCCGGACCGTCACCCCGGACGCCCGCCGCCGGCCGTTCACCACCGCCGAGTTCGTCCAGGCCCACCTCGACCCGCGCAACACCGGCCCCGGCCCGCACGGTCACGGCTTCACCCCGGCCAACGCGGACGGCGTCGACGTCTTCTACACGTTCCGCATCGCACCCGGCGTCACCGGCGTCAGCCTCGACACCACGACCACCGCCGGCTTCGCGGACGGCTCGATCGGCCTGCACCAGTACCTCTGGCTGGAGCGGACCCTGAAGCGCAACAGCTCCCGCTACTACGACGTGTTCGGCTTCCGCCACCGCCAGGACGTCACCGACGAGATCTTCATCCTCTTCAGCCACCACACCAGCTGGACCATGGGCAACGTCCTCCCGGACCGCCGCCGCCCGCTCGACCCGCGCCTGGACGGCAACGCGCTGGTCACCCTCCTCGGCCGCTTCCCGAACGTGGTCGCGTGGGTCAACGGCCACACCCACGAGAACCGGATCGTCCCGCACGGCGCCGGCGACCGGGCGTTCTGGGAGATCAACACCGCCGCCCACGTCGACCACCCGCAGCACGCCCGGATCATCGAACTCGCGGACAACGGCGACGGCACGCTGTCCCTGTTCACCACGCTGGTCGAGGGCGACGCGCCCTACCAGGCGGATTACGACGACTTCTCCCCGCGCGGCCTCGCCTCGTTGGGGCGGGAGTTCGCGTTCAACGACCCGCACGCCAACCCGGCGGCGGTCGGCGCGGTGACCGATCGCAACACCGAACTGGTCGTCGCGGGGAGGGCGCCGGTCCGCTGA
- a CDS encoding bifunctional FO biosynthesis protein CofGH, producing MPSASAMRRALRRAADGAVLDVTEAAVLLHARGDDLDVLLEAAGRVRDAHLLAEGRPGVVTYSRNAFIPLTRLCRDRCHYCTFATVPHRLPAAFLERDEVLDIARRAAAQGCKEALFTLGDRPEERWPQAREWLEARGYESTLDYVRASAIAVLEETGLLPHLNPGVLSWEELQRLRPVAASMGMMLETTAERLWSEPGGAHYGSPDKDPAVRLRVLTDAGRVNVPFTTGILIGIGETITERADSLLAMRGIARQYGHIQEVIIQNFRAKPDTAMRGMPDADLHELAATIAVARLVMPSSTSVQAPPNLVGGEFGLMLRAGIDDWGGVSPVTPDHVNPERPWPNVDALAAHTREAGYDLKERLAVYPRYVNATVGQWIDTRLTAHVSALAGEDGLADPDAPVVGREWQEPDGGLDTYGRADLNTAIDTEGRTEDRRGDFDSVYGDWASLTVPKAVERLPEDAARALRLAESDPTKILDDTDAAMALLTADGAALETMTRLADELRAEVVGDDVTYVVNRNINFSNVCYVGCRFCAFAQRERDADAFRLSVVEVADRAQEAWDAGATEVCMQGGIDPKLPVTYYADVVRGIKARVPGMHVHAFSPMEIVSAAAKAGVSVREWLTELRDAGLDTIPGTAAEILDDDVRWVLTKGKLPTATWLEVVATAHEVGIRSSSTMMYGHVDHPGHWLGHFRTLAALQDRTGGLTEFVGLPFVHRNAPIYLAGVARPGPTRRDNRAVHAFARLALHGRIDNVQCSWVKLGDEGTAEVLRGGANDLGGTLMEETISRMAGSEHGSARTAVELHATAALAGRPARQRTTTYGRVGPVR from the coding sequence ATGCCGAGCGCTTCGGCGATGCGACGCGCGTTGCGCCGTGCCGCCGACGGCGCGGTACTGGACGTCACCGAGGCCGCCGTGCTGCTGCACGCCCGCGGTGACGACCTGGACGTGCTGCTGGAGGCCGCGGGCCGGGTGCGTGACGCCCACCTGCTGGCGGAGGGACGACCGGGCGTCGTCACCTACAGCCGCAACGCGTTCATCCCGCTGACCCGCCTGTGCCGGGACCGCTGTCACTACTGCACGTTCGCCACCGTCCCGCACCGGCTGCCCGCCGCGTTCCTGGAGCGGGACGAGGTGCTGGACATCGCCCGCCGTGCCGCCGCCCAAGGCTGCAAGGAAGCCCTCTTCACGTTGGGCGACCGGCCGGAGGAGCGCTGGCCCCAGGCACGCGAGTGGCTGGAGGCACGGGGCTACGAGTCGACCCTCGACTACGTGCGGGCCAGCGCGATCGCCGTGCTGGAGGAGACCGGCCTGCTGCCGCACCTCAACCCCGGCGTGCTGAGCTGGGAGGAGTTGCAGCGGCTGCGGCCGGTCGCGGCCAGCATGGGGATGATGCTGGAGACGACCGCCGAGCGGCTGTGGTCGGAGCCGGGCGGCGCGCACTACGGCAGCCCGGACAAGGACCCGGCGGTTCGCTTGCGGGTGCTCACCGACGCGGGACGGGTGAACGTGCCGTTCACCACCGGCATCCTGATCGGCATCGGCGAGACGATCACCGAACGGGCCGACTCGCTGCTGGCGATGCGTGGAATCGCCCGCCAGTACGGGCACATCCAGGAAGTGATCATCCAGAACTTCCGGGCGAAGCCGGACACCGCGATGCGCGGGATGCCGGACGCCGACCTGCACGAACTCGCCGCGACGATCGCGGTGGCGCGGCTGGTGATGCCGTCGTCCACGAGCGTGCAGGCGCCGCCGAACCTGGTCGGCGGCGAGTTCGGCCTGATGCTGCGCGCGGGCATCGACGACTGGGGCGGCGTGTCGCCGGTGACGCCCGACCACGTCAACCCCGAACGGCCGTGGCCGAACGTGGACGCGCTCGCCGCGCACACCCGTGAAGCCGGGTACGACCTGAAGGAACGCCTCGCCGTCTACCCGCGGTACGTGAACGCGACCGTCGGGCAGTGGATCGACACCCGGCTCACCGCGCACGTCTCCGCATTGGCGGGGGAGGACGGGCTGGCCGACCCGGACGCTCCGGTCGTCGGCCGCGAGTGGCAGGAGCCGGACGGCGGGCTCGACACCTACGGCCGGGCCGACCTGAACACCGCCATCGACACCGAAGGCCGTACTGAGGACCGCCGTGGCGACTTCGACAGCGTCTACGGCGACTGGGCGTCGTTGACCGTCCCCAAGGCCGTCGAGCGACTGCCCGAGGACGCGGCACGCGCGCTCAGGCTCGCCGAGTCCGATCCGACGAAGATCCTGGACGACACGGACGCGGCGATGGCGCTGCTGACCGCGGACGGCGCGGCCCTGGAGACCATGACCAGGCTCGCCGACGAGCTGCGCGCCGAGGTGGTCGGCGACGACGTCACCTACGTGGTCAACCGCAACATCAACTTCTCCAACGTCTGCTACGTCGGCTGCCGGTTCTGCGCGTTCGCCCAGCGCGAGCGGGACGCCGACGCGTTCCGGCTGTCCGTCGTCGAGGTCGCCGACCGCGCGCAGGAGGCGTGGGACGCGGGCGCCACCGAGGTCTGCATGCAGGGCGGCATCGACCCCAAGCTGCCGGTCACCTACTACGCCGACGTCGTGCGCGGGATCAAGGCACGGGTCCCCGGCATGCACGTCCACGCGTTCAGCCCGATGGAGATCGTCAGCGCGGCGGCCAAGGCGGGCGTGAGCGTGCGCGAGTGGCTGACCGAGCTGCGTGATGCGGGCCTGGACACCATTCCCGGCACCGCCGCCGAGATCCTGGACGACGACGTCCGCTGGGTGCTGACCAAGGGCAAGCTGCCCACCGCGACCTGGCTCGAAGTCGTCGCCACCGCGCACGAGGTGGGCATCCGCTCGTCGTCCACGATGATGTACGGCCACGTCGACCACCCCGGCCACTGGCTCGGCCACTTCCGGACGTTGGCGGCCTTGCAGGACCGGACGGGCGGGCTGACCGAGTTCGTCGGGCTTCCGTTCGTGCACCGCAACGCGCCGATCTACCTGGCCGGCGTGGCGCGTCCAGGCCCCACCCGGCGGGACAACCGGGCCGTGCACGCGTTCGCCCGGCTCGCCCTGCACGGGCGGATCGACAACGTCCAGTGCTCGTGGGTCAAGCTCGGCGACGAGGGCACCGCCGAAGTGCTCCGCGGCGGCGCCAACGACCTGGGCGGGACGCTCATGGAGGAGACCATCAGCCGCATGGCGGGCTCCGAGCACGGCTCCGCGCGCACCGCCGTCGAACTGCACGCGACCGCGGCTCTGGCCGGTCGGCCGGCCCGGCAGCGCACTACGACATATGGCCGAGTCGGCCCGGTGAGGTAA
- a CDS encoding SCO4848 family membrane protein, whose protein sequence is MKLSRGMSAFLLAFGVWSWVIWPTFLRNIWKDPRSWDAGPTAFFTVHLVLVVASLTFGTVIGVLGVRGLRALRAARKSTE, encoded by the coding sequence GTGAAGCTCTCCCGAGGCATGTCCGCGTTCCTGCTTGCCTTCGGGGTGTGGTCCTGGGTGATCTGGCCGACCTTCCTGCGCAACATCTGGAAGGACCCGCGCTCGTGGGACGCCGGCCCGACCGCGTTCTTCACCGTCCACCTGGTGCTCGTTGTCGCGTCGCTCACATTCGGCACGGTCATCGGCGTGTTGGGCGTGCGCGGCCTGCGTGCCCTGCGTGCCGCCAGGAAGAGCACCGAGTAA
- a CDS encoding succinate dehydrogenase iron-sulfur subunit has protein sequence MTATAEVSTGSRGNQPPVPDGAITVTLKVRRFNPEFDDEPRWDSFEVPALPSDRVLNLLHYVKWYLDGTLTFRRSCAHGICGSDAMRINGVNRLACKVLLKDLLAAKGKPTTITVEAIKGLPVHKDLLVDMEPFFEAFKAVKPYLITYGNEPTRERLQSAADRERFDDTTKCILCAACTTSCPVYWTDGSYFGPAAIVNAHRFIFDSRDEGAEERLDILNDVDGVWRCRTTFNCTDACPRGIQVTKAIQEVKRALLFKRI, from the coding sequence ATGACCGCTACCGCTGAAGTGTCCACCGGCTCGCGCGGGAACCAGCCCCCCGTGCCGGACGGCGCGATCACCGTCACCCTGAAGGTGCGCCGGTTCAACCCGGAGTTCGACGACGAGCCGCGCTGGGACTCGTTCGAGGTCCCGGCCCTGCCGTCGGACCGCGTGCTGAACCTGCTGCACTACGTGAAGTGGTACCTGGACGGCACGCTGACGTTCCGCCGGTCGTGCGCGCACGGCATCTGCGGGTCGGACGCCATGCGCATCAACGGCGTGAACCGGCTGGCGTGCAAGGTGCTGCTGAAGGACCTGCTGGCGGCGAAGGGCAAGCCGACCACGATCACCGTCGAGGCGATCAAGGGGCTGCCGGTCCACAAGGACCTGCTGGTCGACATGGAGCCGTTCTTCGAGGCGTTCAAGGCGGTCAAGCCGTACCTCATCACGTACGGCAACGAGCCGACGCGTGAGCGGCTCCAGTCCGCCGCCGACCGCGAGCGGTTCGACGACACCACGAAGTGCATCCTGTGCGCGGCCTGCACCACGTCGTGCCCGGTGTACTGGACCGACGGCTCGTACTTCGGGCCCGCGGCGATCGTGAACGCGCACCGGTTCATCTTCGACAGCCGGGACGAGGGCGCCGAGGAGCGGCTGGACATCCTGAACGACGTGGACGGCGTGTGGCGCTGCCGGACGACGTTCAACTGCACCGACGCCTGCCCGCGTGGCATCCAGGTCACGAAGGCCATCCAGGAGGTCAAGCGCGCCCTCCTGTTCAAGCGCATCTAA